TTCTCAAATGAAATACATATCGTTTTCTTTTGCGTTTAAGGGAAAAAGAACCGTTGTTAATTTGAGGAAAATTCTTTGGTCCATCATTACAATTTACAGAGATGTAATATCATATGCTTACATGCATGAAGAATACcaaaaaaattggttttttttttaattgaataaatAACTAATTCGTCCAATTCAAATTTACAGGTGGTGGTGGCAGAATTCAGAGTATCCATGTATTGCAATGCATGTGAAAGAAGTGTTGCCAAAGCCGTTTCCAAAATGAAAGGTTATCTAATCCCCTCGGTTTTTGTTTCTTGAAAACTTGTAATACATCTTATTAGTGCTTCAATCTGCATTTGCTATGCTAACATCACTATAATGGGAAATGGATATGCCGAAAGTAGGACTATTGACATTCTACAAAATggttgaaaattattattttctcgGATGACAGGGAGATAACATGTTTTGGAGAGTCGAGGAAGTAAATTTTTGTGGGAACGATTAGATCACCCCCTGATGGATCGTGGTTAGTGTTCAAGGAGTAACAACTGAAAATTGCATAATTTACCAGATAACAAATACAAAGGATGTATTAATGTGTTGCTATGTTTTTATCCATCATATTATccttctttccgtataatgaTCAGGAGTTGAAAAGTTTGTGACGGACATGAAGAATCATAGAGTGGTGATCACTGGAAGAATTAACCCTCAGAAAGTAATGAAGAAGTTGAAGCGAAAGACGGGAAAGAGGGTGGAGCTTGTGGATGAAGAAGATCATGACAATAGTGAGGGGAACAAAGGGGACTTGGGGGAACAAGTAATGGAATCTTGGATAGTTGATTGTTTTGATGATAGTGAACTTCACATGATGTTTAATGATGAGAATGCCAACGCTTGTTCAATAATGTAGAGTACATCATTGCACGTACGAATCAAAGCTTCTTTTCTTGAAAATACTAAAAAAGACGACCATGAAAAAGACACAGCAAAACGGATGGCAGCAGGTGTGATCCTCATTTCAAGCCTTATCATCTAAAAATGTAGAGATTGTTTCATATTTAGATAGAATATCATATACACACCCTCGCCATGTTCGTCCTGCATAAATCAGTTCAGCACGCACAAAAATGGGGTTTGGAGTGGAATCATCTTCATTTAAGCTGTCTGATTCTTATATGAAAGAGGTAACTACAATTAGACCCAAGATCAAGCACTAAGACGAGTTTAGATACgataaaagaagaaaataaaacagAAATCTATTTAATTACATTGCACAAACCAGGTAAAAGTAGCCACAATAGCAGGAACAAGGATTAGAGTTCAGAACTCAAGTTTGTCTGACATAAAATCGTAGGGGAAAGATATGCTCTAACCTAGTCTTGAGATGTTTCCTAGTTCTGCCAACAGAGATTCCTCCTTCCCTCCTGCATGATTTCAAAAGCAAGCTTGTATCTTTCCAAAGATGCTGCTCCTGCCTCGATATAGTTTCGTGCTTCTTCTCTTAAACTCCAGATCATCAAGGGCTTAAAATCTTGCGCTCCACCTCCTGAATCAATGTCTCGTAGTATGCCATACTTGGCATTTTTTCTCCACCGATGCAAGATATAACGAGATGGAAGCTCCCTTGTATTCATTATTTGAAACACCTTCAACGAATGCCTGCAAAGAACGCCTTCAAACTCAAACATCTTGCAACTGCAACTGATATTCAAATTTGATGTATTGAAGGCAACAGTATTCCTCTCATCCCCATTTCCACATTTCTGCACCAGATATCTACTGATGGCTCCATCAACATTTATCTTTATTCCTACATAACTGTAGCATTCCAAAAGTTCCTTTTGGAAAACTTTAAACATTGTTATCGAGTAAAGCCTTCTACATTGTTCTTCTATCGGGTCTTTTGTGTGCAAAACTGCCTGCAAATTAAACGAGTTAAAGTCttcctttttttcttcttcacggCGCAGTTCCACAGCTTTCTCATATCGGAAAACAAATTCACTGAGAGGCGTTTGGGCAGTCAAATGTGTACTAAAATAAGATTTTAAGCTTCCATCCACTGGAATGCCAGCAAAGAATGTTCCCTTTATGTGCAGGGGAACCCAACTTTTTCGCATTCTATACATCTCCTTTAACCATGCATTCTCTTTCAGATTATATTTGTTCATAAGCACATTCCAGGTAGAATCAAATTCATTCCCCGTCTGACTCTGGAAAATGCAAGTTTCATACTCATATTTGAACTCCACATTCATGGATCGTAAAGCGCCCAAGTTTTCCTGCTCCTTATTGAGAATTTGCCAGGCAGAAAAACGATGATGTGTTCCAGGAAAAACTTGTGCAATTGAACATTGAAAGGCCTTGTCCTGATCAGCTATTATGGACACAGGACGGCATCCCGACATTGCCTTAATCCAAGTCCGAAAGATCCAAGTAAACGACTCCTCAGATTCATCTGCAACAAGAGCACAGCCAAGCAGCACTGGTTGCCGGTGATGATTAACACCGACGAAAGAAGCAAATGGCACCAAATAACTACCTCTCCTGTATGTAGTATCAAAGACAATAGCATCTCCAAACTGAGTGCAGGAGAATCTAGATCGAGCGTCGGCCCAGAAAATGTTCATGCCTTTACTCTCACGTATTTCCACAGCGTAAAAGAATCCAGTATCTTCAACTTGCCGAGATTGAAAGTACTCAAGTAGCATATTGTACCAATCACTTCCAATGTTACTTTCTCGAATTCGTTTGACAAGGCTAAGTCCACCATTTGATTCAACTAAATCCAAGTTTTCAAGCACACTGATTCCTTCATCTCCATAACCCTTTGACGCGACAGTCACTGTTCTACTGAGATCTATTGAAGTATCAAATTCATGACTGTGTTCTTTCTGAAGACGATCAACCAACCATCTTCCTGATTCCTGTCTTTGTATTCTCATGTATGCTCCACAACCAACTCTTGATGGGTGCTGATGCCCTTCCTTTGAGCACACAAATCTTCGCGATGTAATTGATCCGTCAAGTTTTGAGCGAAATAACTGGCCTATC
This window of the Primulina huaijiensis isolate GDHJ02 unplaced genomic scaffold, ASM1229523v2 scaffold42415, whole genome shotgun sequence genome carries:
- the LOC140969608 gene encoding heavy metal-associated isoprenylated plant protein 19-like; its protein translation is MAGKKKYKDDKVVVAEFRVSMYCNACERSVAKAVSKMKGVEKFVTDMKNHRVVITGRINPQKVMKKLKRKTGKRVELVDEEDHDNSEGNKGDLGEQVMESWIVDCFDDSELHMMFNDENANACSIM
- the LOC140969606 gene encoding protein FAR1-RELATED SEQUENCE 7-like; the encoded protein is MTVSTRPDALAAKSNGHQDDEGESQMEPSVGLEFDSAEEAQEFYSTYATRAGFKIRIGQLYRSRVDGSVISRRYVCSKEGFQTITRTGCSAFIRVQKVESGKWALANIKKEHNHEFEATGEICPPRFQRKSFPTPRSSSGGASRTGIRSHEDDGPSGVIDVKRLKKEEIDGICRPIGEPYKGLEFNTANEAYKFYYTYAANSGFRIRIGQLFRSKLDGSITSRRFVCSKEGHQHPSRVGCGAYMRIQRQESGRWLVDRLQKEHSHEFDTSIDLSRTVTVASKGYGDEGISVLENLDLVESNGGLSLVKRIRESNIGSDWYNMLLEYFQSRQVEDTGFFYAVEIRESKGMNIFWADARSRFSCTQFGDAIVFDTTYRRGSYLVPFASFVGVNHHRQPVLLGCALVADESEESFTWIFRTWIKAMSGCRPVSIIADQDKAFQCSIAQVFPGTHHRFSAWQILNKEQENLGALRSMNVEFKYEYETCIFQSQTGNEFDSTWNVLMNKYNLKENAWLKEMYRMRKSWVPLHIKGTFFAGIPVDGSLKSYFSTHLTAQTPLSEFVFRYEKAVELRREEEKKEDFNSFNLQAVLHTKDPIEEQCRRLYSITMFKVFQKELLECYSYVGIKINVDGAISRYLVQKCGNGDERNTVAFNTSNLNISCSCKMFEFEGVLCRHSLKVFQIMNTRELPSRYILHRWRKNAKYGILRDIDSGGGAQDFKPLMIWSLREEARNYIEAGAASLERYKLAFEIMQEGRRNLCWQN